TGAGTTTCTTTGAAATTAGCGATCACCCAAGTTTCATTATTATTAACAATATAAAACAATGACTGTCCTGGTTGTACTAATTGGCCAGGTTGAATGTCAACAGTAGAAACTTGCCCATCAATAGAGGCGGTAACCACAGTATAACTTAAATTTAAATTGGCGGCATCTAAAGCAGCTTGGGCCTTTTTAACATTGGCAGCAGCTACTAAAACTTGTTTGCTACTCACATTGGATTTTGATGCGGCCACTGATTTTTGAAAAGAGGATGCCTTTTGTTGGTCTTGTATGATTTGCAACTGACTTTGAGCTTCTTGTTTAGTGGCTTCCGCTTGTTCAAATTGTTGTTTGGTAATTGAATGATTTTTGTATAGGTTGCTGTAGCGTTCAAAGTCGGCAGACGCTCTTCTTAGACGAATTTTAGCAGTTTCGATGCTTCCATTAGCCGATTGTACGTTGGCATTCGAGACAGAAACATTAGCTTCGGCAGAACCAATGTCGGCTTTGGCTACTTCTAAACTGTTTTCGGCTGCAGCCAAATTAGCTTTAGCTTCTTCTAATTTCACTATGTACTCACTATTGTCAATTATAAAAAGCGTATCTCCTTTTTTGACCACATCATTGTCTTTTACCAAAACTTTTGTGATGTACCCGCCAACTCTTGGAATGATGGGGTTCATTTTTTTGGCTAATTGCGCATCATCAGTCGTTTCGTGCGAAAGAGAGTGAATGTATTTGTAACCTCCATATGATACTCCAATAACGAGAAGAACAATGAATATTAGCGTGAATTTTTTATTGGTATTTGCCATGGTTTCTATTTTTAGTTTTGAGTGATGTTTAATGAATTGATTAATTTTCCGGAAGCGAATTGTAATTCGTAATATTTCTGTGCTATATCGGCTTTAGAAAGTGCTTGGTTGATTTTGGCTTGTAATTGTTGGTAATCGGCTTCTAATAAATCGTTAGTATCCGAAAGATTGTTATCGTATTTGTCTTTTACAATGCGATAGTTTTCAATAGCTTGTTCCACTGCTTTTTCGTAAACTAAACTTTGTTTCAACGATAGGTTATAGTTTTGTTGCGATTGAAAAATTTCTTCTTTGATTTCGTTACTTAACGTTGTAACCGCTATCTCTGTTTCTTTAGCTTTACTTTGTGCTAATTTTACTTGTTTGCCATTTTTGAAGATGTTTGATAAATCATAAGAAACACCAACTCCAACATTCATAGCATTGGTAACTGTTAACACATTATTTAAATCAAATGCAATATATCCACCGGTTAAAGAAAGAGAAGGGTAGTAATTTCCTTTGGCGATTTTGATGCCGTTTTCTGCTGCAGCTTTTTTCAGTTCCAACGATTTTAAATCATTTCTTTCTCCATTTGACATATTGTCTTTGTTACTAGCCATATCTCTTTTTACAGCTTCGATATCAATTTCAACTTCGGTATTTTCTGGAAGTTTTAAAAGTGTTATCAATCTATAATTGGCAATGGCTGAGTTTTTCTTAGCATTATCCAAAGACAATTGCACATTGGATTGTTGTAACTGGGCTTTAAGCAAATCGTTTCGTGCAATCAAACCGTTTTCTTCCATAGCCGTAAAGTCTTTTACCCTTTGCTCTGCCGTTTTTAGATTGTCTTCAATTAAAGCAGTCATTTGTTGCGCTTTGTATAGTGTAGAAAATAAATTCACTACTTCTAATCCGATTTGCTCTTTAGAGTGCTTCTCAGAGAAGGTTTCGGCCTTATACATGTTATCGGACTCGTTGATACTATTTTTTAATTTAAAGCCATTAAAAACAGGCATAGCGACATTGACTTGTC
The window above is part of the Flavobacterium sp. N1994 genome. Proteins encoded here:
- a CDS encoding HlyD family secretion protein, with the protein product MANTNKKFTLIFIVLLVIGVSYGGYKYIHSLSHETTDDAQLAKKMNPIIPRVGGYITKVLVKDNDVVKKGDTLFIIDNSEYIVKLEEAKANLAAAENSLEVAKADIGSAEANVSVSNANVQSANGSIETAKIRLRRASADFERYSNLYKNHSITKQQFEQAEATKQEAQSQLQIIQDQQKASSFQKSVAASKSNVSSKQVLVAAANVKKAQAALDAANLNLSYTVVTASIDGQVSTVDIQPGQLVQPGQSLFYIVNNNETWVIANFKETQLDKMRQGQKVKLKIDAFPGIDFEGEVSSFSPATGSKFSLLPPDNASGNFVKTVQRLPVRINFTDNNDKEKIKLLRSGMNVDVDVILK
- a CDS encoding TolC family protein; the encoded protein is MKINPMVLLAFLLLTMTKNQAQEKKLLTLKEAVELAVTNSDDAALAKTKVATSKLELDIAKNNRYPSVKASGQYLRLSSANVVSNIQSNSGSSSGSSAPLKIDQLMLGQVNVAMPVFNGFKLKNSINESDNMYKAETFSEKHSKEQIGLEVVNLFSTLYKAQQMTALIEDNLKTAEQRVKDFTAMEENGLIARNDLLKAQLQQSNVQLSLDNAKKNSAIANYRLITLLKLPENTEVEIDIEAVKRDMASNKDNMSNGERNDLKSLELKKAAAENGIKIAKGNYYPSLSLTGGYIAFDLNNVLTVTNAMNVGVGVSYDLSNIFKNGKQVKLAQSKAKETEIAVTTLSNEIKEEIFQSQQNYNLSLKQSLVYEKAVEQAIENYRIVKDKYDNNLSDTNDLLEADYQQLQAKINQALSKADIAQKYYELQFASGKLINSLNITQN